The Excalfactoria chinensis isolate bCotChi1 chromosome 10, bCotChi1.hap2, whole genome shotgun sequence genome has a segment encoding these proteins:
- the IDH3A gene encoding isocitrate dehydrogenase [NAD] subunit alpha, mitochondrial yields MAAAAWMPAVSRLLGAFKNHKQVTRSFSSAVQTVTLIPGDGIGPEISAAVMKIFDAAKVPIQWEERNVTAIQGPGGKWMIPPDAKESMDKNKMGLKGPLKTPIAAGHPSMNLLLRKTFDLYANVRPCVSIEGYKTPYTDVNIVTIRENTEGEYSGIEHVIVEGVVQSIKLITEEASKRIAEFAFEYARNNQRSHVTAVHKANIMRMSDGLFLRKCREAAENCKDIKFNEMYLDTVCLNMVQDPSQFDVLVMPNLYGDILSDLCAGLIGGLGVTPSGNIGANGVAIFESVHGTAPDIAGKDLANPTALLLSAVMMLRHMGLHKHAAKIETACFNTIKDGKALTKDLGGNAKCSEFTEEICSRVRDAD; encoded by the exons ATGGCCGCGGCCGCGTGGATGCCCGCG GTTTCCCGACTGCTAGGTGCTTTCAAAAACCACAAACAGGTGACCAGAAGCTTTAGTAGTGCT GTACAAACAGTGACTTTAATCCCAGGAGATGGCATAGGACCTGagatttctgctgctgtcatgAAGATCTTTGATGCTGCCAAA GTTCCTATTCAGTGGGAAGAAAGGAACGTTACAGCTATCCAAGGACCAGGAGGAAAGTGGATGATACCTCCAGATGCCAAAGAATCCatggataaaaacaaaatgggaTTAAAAG ggcCTTTAAAAACCCCAATTGCTGCAGGGCACCCATCGATGAACCTGCTGCTGCGTAAAACCTTTGACCTCTATGCAAACGTCCGTCCCTGCGTCTCAATTGAAGGGTACAAAACCCCTTACACAGACGTAAATATTGTCACAATACGAGAGAACACAGAAGGTGAATACAGTGGAATTGAGCACGTG attGTTGAAGGCGTTGTGCAAAGCATCAAGCTAATCACAGAGGAAGCTAGCAAGCGCATTGCAGAATTTGCTTTTGAGTATGCTAGAAATAATCAGAGAAGCCATGTTACTGCTGTGCACAAGGCAAACATTAT GAGAATGTCTGATGGGCTTTTCTTGAGAAAATgcagggaagcagcagaaaactgTAAAGATATTAAATTTAATGAAATGTATCTGGATACTGTGTGTCTGAAT ATGGTTCAGGATCCTTCACAATTTGATGTGCTCGTTATGCCTAACTTGTATGGTGACATCCTCAG tgacttGTGTGCTGGACTGATTGGCGGCCTTGGAGTCACACCAAGTGGAAACATTGGTGCTAATGGAGTTGCAATTTTTGAATCG GTTCATGGAACAGCACCTGATATTGCAGGAAAAGACTTGGCAAATCCTACTGCCCTTCTCCTGAGTGCTGTCATGATGCTGCGTCATATGGGACTACACAAGCATGCCGCAAAAATCGAGACAGCTTGCTTTAATACAATTAAAGATGGAAAG gcCTTGACAAAAGACTTGGGTGGTAATGCCAAGTGTTCAGAGTTCACAGAAGAGATCTGCAGCAGAGTACGGGACGCAGACTAA